Proteins encoded in a region of the Melospiza georgiana isolate bMelGeo1 chromosome 2, bMelGeo1.pri, whole genome shotgun sequence genome:
- the DNAJC28 gene encoding dnaJ homolog subfamily C member 28, whose protein sequence is MLSNNMGHCLMGRGAMIPRKLKPFLCRMLSGYKPENDVKDSYKVLELEEGCSLDDVRNSYHNLAKKYHPDSSSGMADSRAFIRVEEAYRVVLGDLAAKQKSDSGEEEEDQFKSKSLQHRHYLSFEGVGIGTPSQREKQYMQFRVDRATEQVLEYRQQRLESRYAGSDLSRAQDVRQSKKVKITQAVERLVEDLIQESMAKGDFDNLSGKGKPLQKFSHSPHIDPMTHNLNRILIDNGYQPEWILLQKEIRETIGRLRKSIVASRRKLGEPMTLSEQKQWGRVCEQFAEDIRKLNKRVDNFNLVVPILSRQMVHFSTDKEMLRARKTYEAVAEKVSDPGTKENGGEEGERFGWKSALLRWLKLAPK, encoded by the coding sequence ATGCTGAGTAACAACATGGGGCACTGTTTGATGGGACGGGGAGCCATGATCCCAAGGAAGCTGAAGCCATTTCTGTGCAGGATGTTGTCGGGTTACAAACCCGAAAACGACGTCAAGGACTCTTACAAGGTtctggagctggaggaaggCTGTTCCCTCGACGACGTCAGGAACTCCTACCACAATCTTGCCAAAAAATACCACCCTGACAGCAGCTCCGGCATGGCCGACTCCAGGGCCTTCATACGGGTGGAGGAGGCCTACAGGGTGGTGCTCGGCGACCTGGCAGCCAAACAGAAATCAGACTccggcgaggaggaggaggaccaGTTCAAGTCCAagtccctgcagcacaggcactaCCTGAGCTTCGAGGGCGTGGGCATCGGCACGCCGAGCCAGCGGGAGAAGCAGTACATGCAGTTCCGCGTGGACCGCGCCACCGAGCAGGTGCTGGAGTACCGGCAGCAGCGCCTGGAGAGCCGCTACGCCGGCAGCGACCTCAGCCGGGCCCAGGACGTGCGGCAGAGCAAGAAGGTGAAGATCACCCAGGCCGTGGAGCGGCTGGTGGAGGACCTCATCCAGGAGTCCATGGCCAAAGGAGACTTCGACAACCTGAGCGGCAAAGGGAAGCCCTTGCAGAAGTTCTCGCACAGCCCCCACATCGACCCCATGACCCACAACCTGAACAGGATCCTCATCGACAACGGCTACCAGCCCGAGTGGATCCTGCTGCAGAAGGAGATCCGCGAGACCATCGGGCGCCTGAGGAAGAGCATCGTGGCCTCCAGGAGGAAGCTGGGGGAGCCCATGACGCTGTCGGAGCAGAAGCAGTGGGGCCGCGTTTGCGAGCAGTTCGCGGAAGACATCAGGAAGCTGAACAAGAGGGTTGACAACTTCAACCTGGTGGTGCCCATCCTGAGCAGGCAGATGGTGCATTTCAGCACCGACAAGGAGATGCTGCGAGCGCGAAAGACTTACGAGGCTGTCGCGGAGAAGGTTTCTGATCCGGGCACGAAGGAAAACGGGGGGGAAGAGGGCGAAAGGTTTGGGTGGAAGTCTGCTCTCTTGAGGTGGTTAAAACTTGCACCGAAATAA